A single region of the Gossypium arboreum isolate Shixiya-1 chromosome 12, ASM2569848v2, whole genome shotgun sequence genome encodes:
- the LOC108479396 gene encoding protein RGF1 INDUCIBLE TRANSCRIPTION FACTOR 1-like: protein MVGPRSIPHWLGVLLGQKFFDPCILHESAKKNEKNIFCLNCCITICPHCLPLHRHHRRLQIRRYVYQDVIRLSDAQKLINCSLVQPYTTNSAKVIFLNERPMSRPFRGSGNLCVKCDRSLQDSFLFCSLSCKVKHLLYKSRNDFWLVEQEEDPQMTPDSVLDSHRSSWSGGSANTAATSNGDSGTNCKPSLLLCTATTEFLKINKKKRSCILTPRVPHRHRCPQAESNSRRKGVPHRSPLN, encoded by the exons ATG GTTGGTCCAAGATCAATTCCTCATTGGCTTGGGGTTCTTCTTGGACAAAAGTTCTTCGATCCTTGCATACTTCATGAATCTGCAAAGAAGAATGAGAAGAACATTTTCTGCTTGAATTGTTGCATTACAATTTGCCCTCACTGCTTGCCTCTTCACCGTCATCATCGTCGCTTACAG ATAAGAAGGTATGTTTATCAAGATGTTATACGATTGAGTGATGCTCAGAAACTGATCAATTGTTCCCTCGTTCAA CCTTACACAACAAACAGTGCCAAAGTAATATTTTTGAATGAAAGGCCAATGTCACGCCCATTTAGAGGCTCTGGTAACTTGTGCGTCAAATGCGATCGCAGCCTTCAAGACTCGTTTCTCTTCTGCTCCCTCTCTTGCAAG GTTAAGCACTTGTTGTACAaaagtagaaatgatttttgGTTGGTAGAGCAGGAAGAGGATCCTCAAATGACTCCTGACTCAGTCCTGGACTCCCATAGATCAAGTTGGTCAGGAGGATCCGCAAACACAGCTGCCACTAGCAATGGTGACAGTGGAACCAACTGCAAGCCATCTTTACTACTTTGCACAGCTACAACCGAGTTTCTCAAGATAAACAAGAAGAAACGGAGCTGCATCCTAACCCCTCGAGTTCCCCACCGCCACAGATGCCCACAGGCTGAGAGTAATAGCCGCCGGAAAGGTGTGCCTCATAGATCACCTTTGAATTAA